A genomic window from Silene latifolia isolate original U9 population chromosome Y, ASM4854445v1, whole genome shotgun sequence includes:
- the LOC141628430 gene encoding uncharacterized protein LOC141628430, producing the protein MLDGVKITYSSWVKLFTLHAKRYKVSHHIDGTPPRADTDPKYAERCEIDAHVLQWIYGSISEDLLIRILETDSTAYEVWTRLKNHFHNNKGARAAALEHEFTNLSLSKCGSMDDYCQKLKDLATQLTNVGSSVTDQRLVLQMVRGLPASYDTVGAYINQLFPAFEMARSMLQLEEHRRSARTQDTTAAALAAPAAAPPNNFNWTDGSNGSENSGQSNRGTGNRTARKRVTKESTKAAAVSSAGVEVMVVVSLLYHKHSICRRNVDGEGVDRIKDFDKK; encoded by the coding sequence ATGCTTGACGGCGTTAAAATCACATACTCTTCATGGGTAAAGCTTTTCACCCTCCATGCGAAAAGATATAAGGTTTCCCATCACATCGATGGGACTCCCCCTCGGGCAGACACCGACCCCAAATACGCTGAAAGGTGCGAAATCGATGCGCATGTACTTCAATGGATCTACGGCTCCATATCTGAAGATCTCTTGATTCGCATTCTTGAGACGGATTCCACAGCCTATGAGGTCTGGACTCGTCTTAAGAATCACTTTCACAACAATAAAGGTGCAAGGGCGGCTGCTTTGGAGCACGAATTTACCAACCTTTCGCTCTCCAAATGCGGTTCCATGGACGATTATTGCCAGAAATTAAAAGATCTCGCAACCCAATTAACCAACGTCGGTAGCTCTGTCACCGATCAACGGTTGGTGTTGCAAATGGTTCGTGGACTTCCTGCTTCTTATGACACCGTTGGGGCATATATCAATCAATTGTTCCCTGCTTTTGAGATGGCTCGGAGTATGCTACAATTGGAAGAGCACCGCCGGTCTGCGCGCACACAGGACACCACTGCTGCTGCCCTCGCTGCTCCTGCTGCTGCTCCACCCAACAACTTCAACTGGACCGACGGTTCAAATGGGTCAGAAAATTCGGGACAGTCTAATCGTGGTACTGGCAATAGAACAGCAAGAAAACGAGTTACAAAGGAAAGCACAAAGGCGGCGGCGGTCAGCAGCGCGGGGGTGGAAGTAATGGTGGTGGTCAGCCTGCTATACCACAAAC